A single region of the Bacteroides luhongzhouii genome encodes:
- a CDS encoding RagB/SusD family nutrient uptake outer membrane protein, whose amino-acid sequence MKRIIYILIGIALLSLSSCSDFLEPKSQSEYVPKDANALQEMLIGSAYPRQDKGNSLLAFLSFFDDDIQFHKTDYEFSINSLKDVEAKQAVYTWQPDMFFIMERNGYNLHNIWEGYYNYILGANAALDYIGDVNGTEAEKNYVIAQSLGLRAFYYFMLVNHFGAPYNYNKQALGVPLKLDSNLLPEEQLLMTRNTVEEVYNQIVDDLNEAERLFLTLSKDKQYEPNYLVSLPMIQLLKSRVFLYMENWKDAAIYANKVINDWSFSLIDLNDLPSPTVAEPYYNFTSLKSSEVIWLYGSVSDLTVFNDQAVEYEEEGYFGKTTYYREAFIASDNLIESFEDGDLRKEKYIAKEFNKDDEVFYEDSYTTFGKYKLSATGEPSGSENFALSFRLGEAYLNLAEAAAHNNDEGTALSALKTLLAKRYDPDKFVEPTGLTGDALKTFIKNERRKELCFEGQRWFDLRRYGMPQIIHRWGEQVYTLKQNDPSYTMPIPDAVLIKNKKLEQNPLAPKRES is encoded by the coding sequence ATGAAAAGAATTATATATATACTAATAGGAATAGCCTTACTATCGCTATCCTCTTGCTCAGATTTTCTAGAGCCTAAATCTCAAAGTGAGTATGTTCCCAAAGATGCAAATGCTTTGCAAGAAATGCTGATAGGCTCCGCTTATCCCAGACAAGACAAAGGTAATAGCCTGCTAGCCTTTCTTAGTTTCTTCGATGATGATATTCAGTTTCATAAAACTGATTATGAATTTAGTATTAACTCTCTAAAAGATGTAGAGGCCAAACAAGCTGTTTATACATGGCAACCGGATATGTTTTTCATTATGGAAAGAAATGGTTACAATCTTCATAATATCTGGGAAGGATACTATAACTATATCTTAGGCGCAAATGCAGCTCTTGACTATATCGGTGACGTAAATGGTACGGAGGCTGAAAAAAATTATGTAATAGCCCAATCCCTCGGATTAAGAGCTTTCTATTATTTTATGTTAGTCAATCATTTTGGAGCACCATACAACTATAACAAACAAGCTTTAGGAGTTCCGCTCAAACTAGACAGCAACCTGCTCCCTGAAGAGCAACTGTTAATGACACGAAACACCGTTGAGGAAGTATACAACCAGATTGTAGACGATCTGAATGAAGCCGAACGTTTATTCCTTACTTTGAGCAAAGATAAACAATATGAGCCCAATTATCTGGTCAGCCTTCCAATGATACAATTATTGAAATCCCGTGTCTTTCTTTATATGGAAAACTGGAAAGATGCAGCTATATACGCCAATAAAGTAATAAATGACTGGTCCTTCTCTTTAATAGATCTAAACGACCTCCCTTCTCCAACAGTGGCAGAGCCTTATTATAATTTTACATCTTTAAAATCATCTGAAGTTATTTGGTTATACGGAAGCGTTTCAGACCTTACCGTGTTCAATGATCAGGCGGTAGAGTATGAGGAAGAAGGTTACTTTGGTAAGACCACCTACTACAGAGAAGCTTTTATCGCTTCTGATAACCTGATTGAAAGCTTTGAAGATGGAGATTTAAGAAAAGAAAAGTATATAGCAAAAGAGTTCAATAAAGATGATGAAGTTTTCTATGAAGACTCTTATACTACTTTCGGTAAATACAAACTTTCGGCTACAGGTGAGCCTAGTGGATCGGAAAACTTTGCCTTATCCTTCCGACTAGGTGAGGCCTATTTAAATCTAGCAGAAGCAGCTGCTCATAATAATGACGAAGGTACAGCACTCTCTGCTTTAAAAACCTTACTGGCTAAACGTTATGACCCCGACAAATTTGTTGAACCGACCGGATTGACAGGCGATGCACTCAAAACTTTCATCAAAAATGAAAGAAGAAAAGAACTTTGTTTTGAAGGGCAACGATGGTTTGACCTCCGACGCTACGGAATGCCACAAATTATTCATAGATGGGGAGAACAGGTATATACATTAAAACAGAATGACCCTTCCTATACTATGCCTATACCGGACGCTGTCTTGATTAAAAATAAGAAACTGGAACAAAACCCTTTAGCTCCAAAACGGGAAAGTTAA